AAACAACACCCACAGGTCCAGATCTGAGCCAAACACCAACACCCCGACCAACCCCAACAACTACAACAAAAGAATGGGTGGAGGCTAAACAACAAAAACCACCATCAGATATCAAAACCACCACCggaaaccaaaaccaaaatcacCGTCAGAAGGTCTTTGTTGAAGGGTTGCTCTTTGTTGTCGGAATCGACGTCGGCGGCACACCGAAAAAGGGTTGTGGAAAGATAGGGTTGGGAGGGCTAGAGGATCCGCCCCGTGCTCTGCATCACCATATGCGAGCTCGTCAACGGCACCATGGCGCTCATCCACGACAACCTGCCCTATATGGACAACGACGACCTCTACCACGGAAAGCCGACCAACCACAAGGTCTACGACGAGGACGTGGCAGTCCTCGCCTTCGCGTTCGAGCACGTGGCGGTGTCCACGGAGGGCGTGTCGGCGTCACGCGTGGTTTGCGCGATTGGGGAGTTAGCAAAATCGATTGGTACAGAAGGGCTTGTGGCGGGACAAGTGGTGGATATAGATTCGGAGGGGGTGGCGAATGTGGGATTGGAGACGCTAGAATTCATTCACGTGCACAAAACAACGACGTTGTGTTGGGGGCAATAATCGGAGGTGGGATCCACGAGGAGGTTGAAGGTGTTGAAAGGGGTGGAGGGGGGTTCATTTGGTCTAAGTGCCGTGGggaaaatgtaatattttacctataatttttaaaaatatatatataaaaatgaaatgtaccttttgtccttttttttataaaaatcaaattttaattttttactttattaaaacataaaaaaaattaaatttgattttttttatttaaaaaaaggacaaagatgtttagtttaatttaatcatgGATAGCTTATTTATGTAACTGGTTTGAACTTTAGTTAGTTACTTGAGAGTCaactaacttttatatatatatatatatatatatatatatatatatataactataacTGACTAGTAGCTAATTAACTAAAGTTTTAACCTCTAATTATATAGATGAATTAATCATGATCAAGCTAAACTAAGCATCTATTTATGTTAAGACTATGTACACATTTAATGTAATTCACGcatccttttttttcctttttttcttggtATCAATCGGTGTTCAAAAAATGGTGATTGTGAAGTTGAAAATGTTCAAATGAAGGGACTATGGACTTGAGAAAATTTTAGGCGATAGTTAGAAACTTTTGGAggttttgataaaattgaataaatcaaGGAAGTGAAGAAAGTATATTTCGGGATTATGTCAAAATTGTCCTTGATTAACTCAATTTTGTCAAAACCCTCTAAAAGTAACTAATAGTACAGTCAAAAGAAGTAATCAAGATAAACTACAAAACTAGAAGAAAAACACCGCATTTACAATTTCAACACAAAGGTAATAATTTGAGGAAATGCAAATGCAATTAGTTATATATTAGAGAATTTCATGTAATATTGTAAGTTGTCCATGAAGAACTTTCCAAGTTTCAATAGAAGATGGGACAtaagtttcttttgttttcttctttgtatGTTGATAAtgtttctttagttttttttaataatcatatAGTATGTTATCTAGAGAGGTTTTACTTGATTCGATCATGATAATTTTTGGcaagtcattttatattaaaccAGCAATGGAAGGGAACTAATTAGCAATGATGTTTAAAATTGAACCAaacagaatgaaaaataaaaaatagactaaaaaaagttcaaattaCAGAAAAATCAATGCttaatgatttgatttttatatttttcaaatcatGCGGTAAGGTTTGGTTTGTGGTTTGGCAAACAAACTAAAAGTGAACCAAATTAAACCGCACCGCAAACACccctaaaaattattattgcaattaatattttattgttggATATCTACTTTCTAACTTCCATGGTTAAAAACAAATACTatgttgttttactttttttttagttcactcgttgaaacttaaaaataagtattatgttttgttttgacTTTTAAGTTGAATAGTTACTTTTAAGTTAATGATTAATATTCAAGTATTATTTAACTTGAAAACAGTTACTCTTTTAGTGTAagtttaattgtttttcatttattaagttCATTATTGAACTAGTTATTATTAaagttttattcaattaataaatacattttttaaacatttttttaatacttactagcataattttcaaattgtaaaatccaaaatgaacaaaaccataaaatattgatttaatttaaattttataaataatttaaaccgAACAAAACCACATCACACTTAATTTTCTTGTGTTGATTCAgattaattttaagttaaaatctcACTCTGAACACCTTACTAATTACTAACATCAAATCACTGTGTTATGCAATTCACAACcatttgtttaatttagtttaatcCCTTAGACGATAAATCATTTTTACCCAACTATAAATCATAATCCCTTAGGTGAGCAAGATTAGTCATAACTCAAGCATTAAGAGAAGGAAATTCACATGGAAGCATACAATCTATTTGTATCCCTAGGCTTAAGAATTCTACAGTAATTGAACTGAAACAATCTAAATTCCAATTTCCCAATAGAAAAGCATTAAGCacaaattcaataattaaataaaaaaagaaggatttataaatgaaattaatcaCAATAAATTCAAATCAAGGCTCATCCTAACCTAATTCAGAGAAGGAATCAAATTTATGAAAGAAAGACGAGAACAAATTCATGAATCTCTAAGTATTGTGATAAATATGAAGacattttaatatcttttttgaTTTGATCCCTCAAGATAACATTAGAGAATTCAAAATAATTCAAGCGCTCAGCACAATCAATTAAGTCAGATCTtctcaacaaatattttaatatcttaaaaacaCACACGTTCACaacctttattttttctaaacagGGAAGGTGCACAcagatttaaatttatgatcataATCTGAAAATAGAAAGCTTCTCAACTCTGAAAAGCCCCATAGGCAAGAGGCAAAACTAAAGCATTCGTGtttataaaaaccaaaatagctttaaatattaacatattaattttaatatcttaatataAAAGCCTTTAACTTAAGAGTTATAAAATTgacttctttaatttttgtcttttttgcatgTATAACACTATCCaaatcctctcaaaagaaaagcACACTATCCAATTGGCAAAAATGCTACGACTGCCCTCTAACTGCTAAATTTATCGTGTATCGACTGCTTGAAATTCCTTTCATTAATCAAACCACAAATCTCAAGCTGTCTAAGAAAAGGATTCTGgaatataaacttaaccaatTATTTGTGTCTACCCCCATATGTTTGAGTTTGAAATTACAACTAATCATTGCTCCGTCAAGAACACGATGAGCAAATGGTTTACAAGCACTGCGCAATATGGAAAAATTTCATCCTCATTCCTCAAACAAGACTCAtgcactgttttttttttcctctctggTCCATAACTGGTACAAAAACAAATCCAGGGAATTTCAGTTATACAAGTATATGGTAATATTGTTTTGATTGCAGCTTGCAACACCTATTGACAACATCAAAGCCAGCCGGTTAATTTGCTAAAAATCAGGAAACTGTGGTAGAAAAAGAACTAACATTCTGTTGAATGTAGATCTTCATTGCTCACCATATCCattatttactttaatttcCAAAAGCCTCTCAACTGGATACCGACAGATGGGGCAGTTGGCTGTATGAACTTTCAGAAGATTAGCACAGCCACTGCACATGCACTGCAccccaaataataaaaagggaaaattacACAATGCAGGAGAAAGAGAATTATCTATCATTCAGCATTTTAAAGCTAGCACAGACTCAAATTCTCAATCTAGCATGAACGTGCGCTATAGAGTGAACCACTTGGAAACATCATGCATCAAACAAAGCATATAATGGGATCTAAAttggaaagataaaaaatatcttgcaCCAAATCAAATTCATCCATAAGTCGTTGAAGCAATCAAAGACTGAaaccaaataattttaaagagtcTAACAAAATTAGGTAACAATTATAGCATGCATTTCTATTTACAGGTGAATtcatataaaaacaattatgcAACAAACTGGCTTATATGGTAGGTACACAATCATACACTCTAAAATAGTTTAACATCTTTACTCCTTGGACCTGGCGAATTCAGACACTGCTATCTTGTCTGTATATGAGTTGATAGAAGAACTAACTATACCAACTGAAACATCAATAAATTACCAAACTAACCAAAACTACAAGAAGAACAAGAAGGCAGAGGAATAGAGGATAAAAAGAGAATCAATAAATGGAAAGTACCATGTGTCGGCAAGGTAGGACAGTTATGTCTGGCGGTTCTGACAAACAAATTACACAATCTCCACCAGATTCATGGCTATCACCATCACTAACATTCCCAATGCCGTATATCTCCTGCAGTTCATACCTCTTCCCATTGACCCAGAGAACCTGTTTCATTACTTGGACCTTGTACTCACCCCTCTCCCTTTTTCCAAAACTAGCCAAAGTAATTTGAGAAGATGGGTTTCCCTCATTTTCATAATGGTTTAATGGTCGAACCTCAGCCTTCAGCACAAGAGGATAAACTTCTGTGTCACCTACTTTGGTCAGTCCTGTCTCCTCTAACATTGAGATTTCAATGCCAGTTCCAGAAGGTTGTCTGAATTTCTGACAAAGACCTTGCTGAAAAGGCATTGAGATTTGTTTGAGCAAGCTTTTCTTTACAGCTATCAGCTTACCATCTAAAGTTTCCTTGGCAAAAAACATTACTGTAATGCTGTTCTAGGACACAGAACACGCGTTAAGCATAAAAACACATGAAAGAACAAAGCACAGGTATAAAAGGTAAGCTGTATACAAGAAGTATCACATTTATTTAAGAACGACAGCTATCTCAGACTCATACTGATACTAAATTAAAAGcataaacagaaaaaataatgaagGGTGGTGTCTGAGAATAGAATAAATTACTGATCAAGCAAAGTATATTATATAAGGAAATTTCTAACAATGTTTAAAACATTCAATAGCGGGGTGATGTCCATGAAATTTAACACGGTTGGACATGGCAAGATGTTTTATTGATAAAGTCATGGTATCTCCTAAGTCCTAATCAAGAGAGTCAAGGACTAATTCTTTGAGGCATATAGATCAATTTAACATCTTTCAATAGATATTTTCATACATACAGATCTAAAGATCAAACCTCTGATGACATTCTTAAAGATTAAGCATATGGCACATCATTTTAGTACATGACGAAAATCTAGGAGGAAGACAATTAAACTAAACCAAATTGTATCATCATAATAAActaatttgaatgcaatcatCCAATGACATGTTAACACATCATTTAATAAGTCTAACAAACAAGGCATGAGACGTCAGATGCATTAATCGGAGTGTCATTAGAAGGTAGCTTAAAACTTTCCAAGACTTAGAGtgcaatatttaaattaaactcaGTTTTTATTTGTATCCATATCCATGGTAAGAACTAAGAAGTAAAAGCAGAGAAATTGGGGGATAC
The nucleotide sequence above comes from Glycine soja cultivar W05 chromosome 11, ASM419377v2, whole genome shotgun sequence. Encoded proteins:
- the LOC114374439 gene encoding probable E3 ubiquitin-protein ligase LOG2 isoform X3 produces the protein MGNIESRRRRRRHPTPPPPQQEANTNYYFAPRLPYYPNTLLPPYHYYPQQPPSLHHEKAVTIRNDVNIKKDTLRMEPDQHNPHHFLVTFTFDSIAPGCITVMFFAKETLDGKLIAVKKSLLKQISMPFQQGLCQKFRQPSGTGIEISMLEETGLTKVGDTEVYPLVLKAEVRPLNHYENEGNPSSQITLASFGKRERGEYKVQVMKQVLWVNGKRYELQEIYGIGNVSDGDSHESGGDCVICLSEPPDITVLPCRHMCMCSGCANLLKVHTANCPICRYPVERLLEIKVNNGYGEQ
- the LOC114374439 gene encoding probable E3 ubiquitin-protein ligase LUL2 isoform X1 — encoded protein: MGNIESRRRRRRHPTPPPPQQEANTNYYFAPRLPYYPNTLLPPYHYYPQQPPSLHHEKAVTIRNDVNIKKDTLRMEPDQHNPHHFLVTFTFDSIAPGCITVMFFAKETLDGKLIAVKKSLLKQISMPFQQGLCQKFRQPSGTGIEISMLEETGLTKVGDTEVYPLVLKAEVRPLNHYENEGNPSSQITLASFGKRERGEYKVQVMKQVLWVNGKRYELQEIYGIGNVSDGDSHESGGDCVICLSEPPDITVLPCRHMCMCSGCANLLKVHTANCPICRYPVERLLEIKVNNGYGVASCNQNNITIYLYN
- the LOC114374439 gene encoding probable E3 ubiquitin-protein ligase LUL2 isoform X2 — encoded protein: MGNIESRRRRRRHPTPPPPQQEANTNYYFAPRLPYYPNTLLPPYHYYPQQPPSLHHEKAVTIRNDVNIKKDTLRMEPDQHNPHHFLVTFTFDSIAPGCITVMFFAKETLDGKLIAVKKSLLKQISMPFQQGLCQKFRQPSGTGIEISMLEETGLTKVGDTEVYPLVLKAEVRPLNHYENEGNPSSQITLASFGKRERGEYKVQVMKQVLWVNGKRYELQEIYGIGNVSDGDSHESGGDCVICLSEPPDITVLPCRHMCMCSGCANLLKVHTANCPICRYPVERLLEIKVNNGYVMDQRGKKKQCMSLV